In the Fusobacterium sp. FSA-380-WT-3A genome, one interval contains:
- a CDS encoding NAD(P)/FAD-dependent oxidoreductase → MRYDLVVVGGGPAGLAAAIEAKKNGIESILVIERDKELGGILQQCIHNGFGLHEFKEQLTGPEYAGRFIDQLKDMNIEFKLDTMVLDVTPDKKVHAINSVDGYMLIEAKAVILAMGCRERTRGAIGIPGERPAGVFTAGAAQRFVNMEGYMVGKKVLILGSGDIGLIMARRMTLEGAEVKAVVELMPFSGGLARNIAQCLNDYNIPLYLSHTVIDIQGKERVEKVVIAKVDENRKPIPGTEKEYEVDTLLLSVGLIPENDISRATGVEIDGRTSGAVVNEMMETNIEGIFACGNVLHVHDLVDFVSAEARKAGKAAAKYIKGDMSTGDYVELKNGFGIGYTVPQKFRLNNVEKGLEVFMRVRNIYKNMILQVRDGENIVFSIKKPHVAPGEMEKIIIPKAKLETIKGKEIVVELVGGDK, encoded by the coding sequence ATGAGATATGATTTGGTAGTAGTTGGTGGAGGACCAGCTGGATTAGCAGCAGCAATAGAAGCAAAAAAGAATGGAATAGAAAGCATTTTAGTTATAGAAAGAGATAAAGAATTAGGTGGAATTTTACAACAATGTATTCATAATGGATTTGGATTACATGAATTTAAAGAACAATTAACAGGACCTGAATATGCTGGAAGATTCATAGACCAATTAAAAGATATGAATATTGAATTTAAATTAGATACAATGGTTTTAGATGTAACTCCAGATAAAAAAGTTCATGCTATAAATAGTGTAGATGGATATATGTTAATAGAAGCTAAGGCTGTAATATTAGCTATGGGATGTAGAGAAAGAACAAGAGGAGCTATTGGAATTCCAGGAGAAAGACCAGCTGGAGTATTTACAGCAGGGGCAGCTCAAAGATTTGTAAATATGGAAGGATATATGGTAGGGAAAAAAGTTCTTATCTTAGGTTCTGGAGACATTGGACTTATAATGGCAAGAAGAATGACTCTAGAGGGAGCTGAAGTTAAAGCTGTTGTAGAATTAATGCCATTCTCTGGAGGATTAGCTAGAAACATAGCTCAATGTTTAAATGATTATAATATACCACTATATTTAAGCCATACAGTAATTGATATTCAAGGAAAAGAAAGAGTAGAAAAAGTAGTTATAGCCAAAGTTGATGAAAATAGAAAACCAATTCCAGGAACTGAAAAAGAATATGAAGTAGATACACTATTATTATCTGTAGGATTAATACCAGAAAATGATATTTCAAGAGCTACAGGAGTAGAAATAGATGGAAGAACATCTGGAGCTGTAGTAAATGAAATGATGGAAACAAATATTGAAGGAATATTTGCTTGTGGAAATGTATTACATGTACATGACTTAGTAGACTTTGTAAGTGCTGAAGCTAGAAAAGCTGGGAAAGCAGCTGCAAAATATATAAAAGGTGATATGTCTACAGGAGATTATGTAGAACTTAAAAATGGATTTGGAATTGGATATACTGTCCCTCAAAAATTTAGATTAAATAATGTTGAAAAAGGATTAGAAGTTTTCATGAGAGTTAGAAATATTTATAAAAATATGATTCTTCAAGTAAGAGATGGAGAAAATATTGTATTTAGTATTAAAAAACCT